From Segatella copri, the proteins below share one genomic window:
- a CDS encoding sugar 3,4-ketoisomerase: MKELGRIITLPKIFDPRGNLTVAEGETHIPFAIARTYWTYDVPGGESRGGHAHKECQEFIIAASGSFSVTLDNGEQKKTYHLNHPWEGLFVDVNIWRTLDDFSSGSLCLVLASQKFKEEDYIREYDEYLRYARHHV, from the coding sequence ATGAAAGAATTAGGAAGAATTATCACATTACCCAAGATATTCGACCCAAGAGGCAACCTGACAGTGGCAGAGGGAGAAACGCATATTCCCTTTGCCATTGCCCGTACCTACTGGACCTATGATGTTCCGGGCGGAGAAAGTCGCGGTGGCCATGCTCACAAGGAATGCCAGGAATTCATCATAGCAGCCAGCGGTTCCTTTTCGGTAACACTGGATAATGGAGAACAGAAGAAGACCTATCATCTCAACCACCCTTGGGAGGGACTGTTCGTGGATGTCAATATCTGGCGAACACTGGATGATTTCTCTTCCGGCTCATTGTGTCTGGTTCTGGCTTCCCAAAAGTTTAAGGAAGAAGACTACATACGCGAATATGACGAATACCTCAGATATGCAAGACATCATGTTTGA
- a CDS encoding GNAT family N-acetyltransferase, whose protein sequence is MTNTSDMQDIMFEIIKYTPEYRQQWDEYVAKARNATFLFYRNYMDYHSDRFKDYSLLFFKKGKLHSILPAHQVGKTLCSHFGLTYGGLIMNIHVTISDVCQLFEELNVYLRLQGFEKVQYRPIPWIYHLHPSEEDLYAIFWKCKAYLSLRNIGTTIFMQQKLRWRKDHLRRLKKAHQNGVTVVRDASLSEFWEVLNENLEKRFGAKPVHTLQEMELLKSRFPENIIQYNAYRNGHIIGGLTFYITQQVVHGQYSSTNDEGKEFGAMEAIYEQIMYHDYPDYPYLDFGSSTEQQGAWINEGLIAHKEGYGGRGVVYDTYEWTV, encoded by the coding sequence ATGACGAATACCTCAGATATGCAAGACATCATGTTTGAAATCATCAAATACACCCCCGAATATCGCCAGCAATGGGATGAGTATGTGGCAAAAGCCCGAAACGCTACGTTTCTCTTTTACCGCAACTATATGGATTACCATTCCGATAGGTTCAAGGACTATTCTCTCCTATTCTTCAAGAAGGGAAAGCTTCATTCCATCCTGCCAGCCCATCAGGTAGGCAAGACCCTCTGCTCACATTTCGGACTCACCTATGGCGGACTGATCATGAACATCCACGTCACGATTTCAGATGTCTGCCAACTCTTTGAGGAATTGAATGTCTATCTGCGCCTTCAGGGTTTCGAGAAGGTACAGTATCGTCCTATTCCCTGGATCTATCATCTCCATCCTTCAGAAGAAGATCTCTACGCCATCTTCTGGAAATGCAAGGCCTATCTTTCGCTCCGCAATATCGGCACAACCATCTTCATGCAGCAGAAATTGCGCTGGCGGAAAGACCACTTGCGCCGTCTGAAGAAGGCTCATCAGAATGGAGTGACCGTAGTGAGAGATGCAAGCCTGTCGGAATTCTGGGAGGTATTGAATGAGAACCTGGAAAAGCGATTTGGTGCCAAACCGGTACACACGCTTCAGGAAATGGAACTTCTGAAAAGCCGATTCCCCGAGAATATCATCCAATACAATGCTTATCGCAACGGGCACATTATAGGAGGCCTCACCTTTTATATTACCCAGCAAGTGGTACACGGACAATATAGTTCTACCAACGATGAGGGAAAGGAATTCGGAGCCATGGAGGCTATCTACGAACAGATTATGTATCATGATTACCCCGATTATCCCTATCTGGACTTCGGCAGTTCTACGGAACAGCAGGGAGCCTGGATCAACGAAGGCCTCATCGCCCACAAGGAAGGTTATGGAGGAAGAGGCGTGGTTTACGACACCTATGAATGGACAGTATAA